A window from Methylococcus mesophilus encodes these proteins:
- a CDS encoding ATP-dependent DNA helicase, which yields MSSVDDAFAEDGPLARSLTGFRPREAQTGMARAVEQAIRDGRCLIAEAGTGTGKTFAYLVPALLSGKRVLVSTGTRNLQDQLFQKDLPLLRQALAVPVRTALLKGRSNYLCPYRLENVVDFGFRAGFSAEEADQLERIRRWAKTTRSGDVAEVSDVPEASLLWRSVTSTAENCLGQDCGAYEDCHVVQARKAAQEAQITVINHHLLWADWAVKTDGFGELLPEADVIIVDEAHQFAETATQFLGISLSTRQLGELADDTLIERAKDAPDMGGLADSATLLKNELAAMRAALGEELRRDAWHSVAGHEAVNTGLRRMEESLLALAAQLKLASVRGKGLESCWKRCDEFIQRLEAFLAEDTEESVRWFETHRRGFSLSRTPLDIAGEFARFRKARQATWIFTSATLSVSGRFEHFSRQLGIADAECRRWESPFDYRRQSLLYLPAGLPEPGTRDYTRAVLRAAYPVLKASGGRAFLLFTSHQALAEAASILEGKIEFPLFVQGTQPKARLLEAFRASGNGLLLGTASFWEGVDVRGEALSCVVIDKLPFASPGDPVISARLEAIRKRGHSPFAAFQLPAAVITLKQGAGRLIRDVDDRGVLVLADPRLTSKSYGRVFLDSLPPMRITRESNAVRAFFAGPQPEVSP from the coding sequence GTGAGCAGCGTCGACGATGCCTTCGCGGAGGATGGCCCGCTGGCGCGCTCACTCACGGGCTTCCGGCCGCGTGAAGCCCAGACCGGCATGGCGCGGGCGGTAGAGCAGGCCATCCGCGACGGCCGTTGCCTGATCGCCGAGGCCGGAACCGGCACCGGCAAGACCTTCGCCTATCTTGTGCCGGCCCTGCTGAGCGGCAAGCGCGTGCTGGTCTCCACCGGCACCCGCAACCTGCAGGACCAGCTGTTTCAGAAGGACCTGCCCCTGCTGCGGCAGGCGCTGGCGGTACCGGTCCGGACCGCCTTGCTGAAAGGGCGGTCGAACTATCTTTGTCCCTATCGGCTGGAAAACGTCGTCGATTTCGGTTTTCGCGCCGGCTTCAGCGCCGAGGAGGCCGATCAACTGGAGCGCATCCGTCGCTGGGCGAAGACAACCCGCAGCGGCGACGTCGCCGAGGTCAGCGATGTGCCGGAAGCCTCGCTCCTGTGGCGCTCGGTAACCTCCACCGCCGAGAACTGCCTGGGCCAGGATTGCGGGGCTTACGAAGACTGCCACGTGGTGCAGGCCAGAAAGGCGGCGCAAGAGGCGCAGATCACCGTCATTAACCACCACCTGCTGTGGGCCGACTGGGCGGTCAAGACCGACGGCTTCGGCGAACTGTTGCCGGAGGCCGACGTCATCATCGTCGACGAGGCCCACCAGTTCGCCGAAACCGCGACGCAATTCTTAGGGATCAGCCTGAGCACGCGACAGCTCGGCGAGCTGGCGGACGACACCCTGATCGAACGGGCCAAGGATGCGCCGGACATGGGCGGGCTGGCAGACTCCGCGACCCTGCTCAAAAACGAGCTGGCGGCGATGCGCGCCGCGCTGGGCGAGGAATTGCGGCGCGATGCCTGGCACAGCGTGGCCGGTCATGAGGCCGTTAACACCGGGCTCAGGCGCATGGAAGAAAGCCTGCTGGCCCTGGCCGCCCAGTTGAAGCTGGCGTCGGTGCGGGGCAAGGGGCTGGAATCCTGCTGGAAGCGCTGCGACGAGTTCATCCAGCGGCTGGAGGCCTTCCTGGCCGAGGATACCGAGGAATCGGTGCGCTGGTTCGAGACCCATCGCCGCGGCTTTTCCCTGAGCCGGACCCCGCTGGACATCGCCGGCGAATTCGCACGCTTCCGTAAGGCAAGGCAGGCGACCTGGATCTTCACCTCGGCGACCTTGAGCGTGTCGGGGCGCTTCGAGCATTTCTCGCGCCAGCTCGGCATCGCCGATGCGGAGTGCCGGCGCTGGGAAAGCCCTTTCGATTACCGCCGCCAGAGCCTCCTGTACCTGCCGGCCGGCCTGCCCGAACCGGGCACTCGCGACTACACCCGGGCGGTGCTGCGGGCAGCGTATCCGGTGCTGAAGGCGAGCGGGGGCCGCGCCTTCCTGCTGTTCACCAGCCACCAGGCTTTGGCAGAGGCGGCGTCCATCCTGGAAGGCAAGATCGAGTTTCCGCTGTTCGTCCAGGGCACCCAGCCCAAGGCCCGGTTGCTGGAGGCCTTCCGCGCCTCGGGCAACGGCCTGCTGCTCGGGACTGCCAGCTTCTGGGAAGGGGTGGACGTTCGCGGCGAGGCGCTGTCCTGCGTGGTGATCGACAAGCTGCCGTTCGCATCACCCGGCGACCCCGTCATCAGCGCCCGGCTGGAAGCCATCCGCAAGCGCGGCCACAGCCCCTTTGCAGCGTTCCAACTGCCGGCTGCCGTGATCACCCTCAAGCAGGGCGCGGGCCGGCTGATCCGGGACGTGGACGACCGCGGCGTGCTGGTGCTGGCCGATCCGCGGCTCACCTCCAAGAGTTACGGCCGGGTGTTTTTGGACAGCCTGCCGCCGATGCGCATCACCCGCGAGTCAAATGCGGTGCGAGCCTTTTTCGCCGGTCCCCAGCCCGAGGTTTCCCCCTGA
- the soxZ gene encoding thiosulfate oxidation carrier complex protein SoxZ: MKIRTKTVDGMTTVRLLITHPMETGRRRDEASGAVVPAHYIEELTLEHEGIPVVRCRLSTAVSKDPYFSLQFRGGRPGERIRVSWTDNLGETESQDAVIE, from the coding sequence ATGAAGATTCGCACCAAGACCGTCGACGGCATGACGACCGTCCGCCTGCTGATCACCCATCCGATGGAAACCGGGCGCCGCCGGGACGAAGCCAGCGGAGCGGTCGTTCCGGCCCATTACATCGAGGAACTGACCCTCGAGCACGAAGGCATACCCGTGGTGCGCTGCCGCCTCAGCACCGCGGTGTCCAAGGACCCTTATTTCTCCCTGCAATTCCGCGGCGGCCGGCCGGGGGAACGCATCCGGGTGAGCTGGACCGACAATCTCGGCGAAACCGAATCGCAGGACGCCGTCATCGAGTAA
- the pabC gene encoding aminodeoxychorismate lyase, with protein MNGRPSEFVDVRDRGFQYGDGVFTTLRVSGGQPLLLSRHLDRLADACSRLGISYPGDESVLVDLRLLGPEAAEGVVKIQITRGIGGRGYRPVTDGEPTRVVSLHSVPGFPQAYYRSGVSVTRCSTPLGINTALAGIKHTNRLEQVLGRGEWADEFQEGLMCDTEGFLVEGTMSNLFMVNAGQLETPLIDRCGVSGVMRRLVLEIARSQGIAVHERRVRPEELASADEVFLTNCVIGIWPVARVAARSYPVGEVTRVLSVCLEDYQRSEVLAG; from the coding sequence GTGAACGGTCGTCCCTCCGAGTTTGTCGACGTGCGCGACCGGGGGTTTCAATATGGCGACGGCGTATTCACTACCCTCCGCGTGAGCGGCGGACAGCCGCTCCTGCTGTCCCGGCATCTCGACCGTCTTGCCGATGCCTGCTCCCGGCTCGGCATCTCTTATCCAGGGGATGAGTCGGTTCTCGTCGACCTGCGGCTGCTCGGCCCGGAAGCGGCCGAGGGGGTCGTGAAGATACAGATCACCCGCGGCATCGGCGGGCGCGGCTACCGCCCAGTGACGGACGGCGAACCGACGCGCGTGGTTTCGCTCCATTCCGTCCCTGGATTTCCACAGGCGTATTACCGGTCCGGCGTGAGCGTGACCCGCTGCAGTACGCCGCTCGGCATCAATACGGCGCTGGCCGGGATCAAACATACGAATCGTTTGGAGCAGGTGCTCGGGCGGGGGGAGTGGGCCGATGAGTTCCAGGAAGGTTTGATGTGCGACACCGAGGGCTTCCTCGTGGAGGGCACCATGAGCAACTTATTTATGGTGAATGCCGGGCAGCTCGAAACTCCTCTGATCGACCGCTGCGGCGTGAGTGGCGTGATGCGGCGCCTGGTCCTGGAGATCGCCCGGTCCCAGGGGATCGCGGTGCATGAAAGGCGCGTCCGGCCGGAAGAACTGGCGTCCGCCGATGAAGTTTTCCTGACCAACTGCGTCATCGGCATCTGGCCGGTGGCACGAGTGGCGGCGAGGAGTTATCCGGTGGGCGAGGTGACAAGGGTGCTGAGCGTGTGCTTGGAAGACTATCAGCGGAGTGAGGTTCTGGCCGGATGA
- the fabF gene encoding beta-ketoacyl-ACP synthase II → MSKRRVVITGLGMVCPVGLNVPESWDSILNGRSGIGPIEHFDVSDFATRFGGSVRNFDVTQYLPEKEAKKMDTFIHYGMAAGSQAFEDSGLEVTEANADRIGVCVGSGIGGITGIEHGYGVFLKGGPRKISPFFVPANIINMISGNLSIKYGMQGPNYAIVTACATATHSIGSAARVIQYGDADVMVAGGAEMASSPTALGGFISARALSRRNDDPLRASRPWDKDRDGFVLGDGAGVVVLEELEHARKRGARIYAEVIGFGMSGDAHHMTQPPEDGEGAARCMMHAMRDAGVNPEDIDYINAHGTSTPAGDLAETRAMKAVLGPHAYTTAISSTKSMTGHLLGAAGGIEAIFSVLAIRDGVVPPTINLDTPDPECDLDYVPHTAREKDLEVVMSNSFGFGGTNATLIFKKFA, encoded by the coding sequence GTGAGCAAGCGTCGCGTCGTCATCACCGGACTGGGAATGGTCTGTCCGGTGGGCCTCAATGTACCCGAAAGCTGGGATAGCATCCTGAACGGCCGCAGCGGAATCGGCCCGATCGAGCATTTCGATGTGTCCGACTTCGCTACCCGTTTCGGCGGTAGCGTGCGCAACTTCGATGTCACCCAGTATCTGCCCGAAAAAGAAGCCAAGAAGATGGATACCTTCATCCATTACGGCATGGCCGCGGGCAGCCAGGCGTTCGAAGACTCAGGCCTCGAGGTCACCGAGGCCAATGCCGACCGGATCGGCGTCTGCGTCGGCTCCGGCATCGGCGGGATCACCGGCATCGAGCACGGCTACGGTGTTTTTCTCAAGGGCGGACCCCGCAAGATATCCCCGTTCTTCGTGCCGGCCAACATCATCAACATGATTTCCGGCAATCTGTCGATCAAGTACGGTATGCAAGGGCCGAATTACGCGATCGTGACCGCTTGCGCTACGGCGACCCACAGCATCGGCAGTGCGGCCAGGGTGATCCAGTATGGCGATGCCGACGTGATGGTGGCCGGCGGCGCCGAAATGGCGAGTTCCCCGACAGCGCTGGGCGGTTTTATTTCGGCCCGTGCCCTGTCGCGCCGCAACGATGACCCGCTGCGGGCGAGCCGGCCCTGGGACAAGGATCGCGATGGTTTCGTGCTGGGTGACGGCGCCGGCGTGGTGGTGCTGGAGGAACTGGAACACGCCAGGAAGCGCGGTGCCCGCATCTATGCGGAGGTGATCGGCTTCGGCATGTCGGGCGATGCTCATCACATGACCCAGCCGCCGGAAGACGGCGAAGGCGCCGCGCGCTGCATGATGCACGCGATGCGCGATGCCGGCGTCAATCCGGAAGACATTGATTACATCAATGCTCACGGCACCTCGACGCCGGCCGGCGACCTCGCCGAAACCCGCGCCATGAAGGCGGTGCTGGGCCCGCATGCCTATACCACCGCGATCAGTTCAACCAAGTCCATGACCGGGCATTTGCTCGGCGCGGCGGGCGGGATCGAGGCGATCTTCTCCGTGCTGGCAATCCGGGACGGCGTGGTGCCGCCGACCATCAATCTGGATACGCCCGATCCGGAGTGCGACCTGGACTATGTGCCCCACACGGCCAGGGAAAAGGATCTCGAAGTGGTCATGTCCAATTCCTTCGGTTTCGGCGGTACCAACGCGACGCTGATCTTCAAGAAATTCGCTTAG
- a CDS encoding tetratricopeptide repeat protein has protein sequence MKKQPAPTPAVAALMSDADKAQASGQLDNAAATLERAIRMQPRNPELWYRLATVRMAQQQPRLALDLARKSKVLAKGNPDLVQKSQALIEEAGQLAGAAEK, from the coding sequence GTGAAGAAGCAGCCGGCACCGACGCCCGCGGTGGCCGCGCTGATGTCCGACGCCGACAAGGCGCAGGCCTCCGGCCAGCTCGACAACGCTGCTGCCACCCTGGAGCGGGCCATCCGCATGCAGCCGCGCAATCCCGAGTTGTGGTACCGCCTGGCGACGGTCCGCATGGCGCAGCAGCAACCGCGCCTCGCGCTCGATCTGGCGCGCAAATCCAAGGTGCTGGCCAAAGGCAATCCGGATCTGGTCCAGAAAAGCCAAGCGCTGATCGAAGAAGCGGGCCAACTCGCGGGCGCCGCGGAAAAATAG
- a CDS encoding PilZ domain-containing protein, whose amino-acid sequence MSEEQAGARQGILALTIKDKNALYAAYMPTIRNGGLFIPTTRSYGLGDEVFMLLQLMDEPERIPISGRVVWITPKGAAGFRSAGVGVQFNEEDAGVTKALIESYLSGHLESDQPTHTM is encoded by the coding sequence TTGAGCGAAGAGCAGGCGGGCGCCCGCCAGGGCATCCTGGCGCTGACCATCAAGGACAAAAATGCGCTTTACGCCGCGTACATGCCGACCATCAGGAACGGCGGGCTGTTCATTCCGACGACTCGCAGTTACGGCCTGGGGGATGAGGTCTTCATGCTGCTGCAACTGATGGACGAGCCGGAGCGGATCCCGATTTCGGGACGGGTCGTCTGGATTACCCCGAAGGGTGCCGCCGGCTTCCGGTCGGCTGGCGTGGGCGTGCAATTCAACGAAGAGGACGCCGGCGTCACCAAGGCCCTGATCGAGAGTTATCTCTCCGGCCACCTTGAATCGGACCAGCCGACCCATACCATGTAA
- a CDS encoding peptide chain release factor 3, with the protein MSDLEFEIERRRTFAIISHPDAGKTTLTEKLLLFGGAIQLAGSVKGRKAARHATSDWMEMEKQRGISVTTSVMQFEHRDRIFNLLDTPGHEDFSEDTYRTLTAVDSALMVIDSAKGVEERTIKLMEVCRLRDTPILTFINKLDREGREPVELLDEVERILNIQCAPITWPIGMGKRFKGVYHLYEDAIHLFSASHGDRIVKGEVIEGLNSPKLDELLGDMADELRLEIELVRGASHEFDLEAYRAGRQTPVFFGSAINNFGILELLDAFAEYAPPPHSRQARERAVGPEEDRFSGFVFKIQANMDPAHRDRIAFLRVCSGQYTKGMKLFHVRSGKAMQVANAITFQADSRENVEEAYPGDIIGLHNHGTIQVGDTFTQGENLKFEGIPYFAPELFRRVVLKDPLRSKALQRGLQQLSEEGATQLFKPLRNNDLILGAVGVLQFDVTAFRLKSEYNVDCVYDAVPVTTARWVSCSDPKKLEEFRRKVHDNLAEDGSGYLVYLATSRVNLSLTEERWPDIRFSATREL; encoded by the coding sequence ATGTCCGATCTTGAATTCGAAATCGAGCGGCGGCGAACCTTCGCCATCATCTCCCACCCCGACGCCGGCAAGACCACGCTGACCGAGAAGCTGTTGCTGTTCGGCGGCGCGATCCAGTTGGCGGGCTCGGTCAAGGGCCGCAAGGCGGCGCGGCATGCGACTTCGGACTGGATGGAGATGGAGAAGCAGCGCGGCATCTCGGTCACGACCTCCGTGATGCAGTTCGAGCACCGCGACCGCATCTTCAACCTGCTCGATACGCCGGGTCACGAGGACTTCTCCGAGGACACCTACCGTACTCTGACCGCGGTGGACTCCGCCCTCATGGTGATCGACAGCGCCAAGGGCGTGGAGGAGCGCACCATCAAACTGATGGAAGTGTGCCGGCTGCGCGACACGCCCATCCTCACCTTCATCAACAAGCTGGACCGCGAGGGCCGGGAGCCGGTGGAACTGCTCGATGAGGTCGAACGCATCCTGAACATCCAGTGCGCGCCCATCACTTGGCCGATCGGCATGGGCAAGCGCTTCAAGGGCGTTTACCACTTGTACGAGGATGCGATCCATTTGTTCAGCGCCTCGCACGGCGACCGCATCGTCAAGGGCGAGGTCATCGAGGGCTTGAACAGCCCGAAGCTGGACGAACTCTTGGGCGACATGGCGGACGAGTTGCGCCTGGAGATCGAACTGGTGCGCGGGGCGAGCCACGAATTCGACCTGGAGGCCTATCGCGCCGGGCGCCAGACGCCGGTGTTCTTCGGCTCGGCGATCAACAACTTCGGCATCCTCGAACTGCTGGACGCCTTCGCCGAATATGCGCCGCCGCCGCATTCGCGCCAGGCCCGCGAGCGCGCCGTCGGGCCGGAAGAGGACAGGTTTTCCGGCTTCGTATTCAAGATCCAGGCGAACATGGACCCGGCCCACCGCGACCGCATCGCCTTCCTGCGCGTGTGTTCCGGCCAGTACACCAAGGGAATGAAGCTGTTCCATGTACGCAGCGGCAAGGCCATGCAGGTGGCCAACGCCATCACCTTCCAGGCCGACAGCCGCGAGAACGTGGAGGAGGCCTATCCCGGCGACATCATCGGCCTGCACAACCACGGCACCATCCAGGTCGGCGACACCTTCACCCAGGGTGAGAACCTGAAGTTCGAGGGCATTCCTTACTTTGCGCCGGAGCTGTTCCGCCGCGTGGTGCTGAAGGACCCTTTGCGCTCCAAGGCGCTGCAGCGCGGCCTGCAGCAGCTGAGCGAGGAGGGGGCGACCCAGCTGTTCAAGCCGCTGCGCAACAACGATCTGATCCTGGGCGCGGTGGGCGTGCTGCAGTTCGACGTGACGGCGTTCCGGCTCAAATCCGAATACAACGTGGACTGCGTCTACGATGCGGTGCCGGTGACCACGGCGCGCTGGGTGTCGTGCAGCGATCCCAAGAAGCTCGAAGAGTTCAGGCGCAAGGTCCACGACAACCTGGCGGAGGACGGCAGCGGCTATCTGGTCTATCTCGCCACCAGCCGGGTGAACTTGTCGCTCACCGAGGAGCGCTGGCCGGACATCCGCTTCAGCGCGACCCGCGAGCTTTGA
- the mltG gene encoding endolytic transglycosylase MltG has product MRRPLVLSLVAAAVFVAVVAVKDFTESADRPVANAEPVVFEIGRGQGLKDVAFSLREAGVIDEPWWFVLLAWEEGQARKLKSGEYEIPPGVDRRRLLALFASGKVRQHAVTLVEGWTFRQMLAALRAQPALEHRIGSESDAAMLMRTLARPELDPEGRFFPDTYFFTKGTPDVEILKRAYDRMTAVLAAEWARRAPALPYRTLDDALIMASIVEKETARPEERSEVAGVLVRRLRTGMPLQVDPTVIYGLGERYDGNLRREDLKADTPYNTYLHRGLPPAPIAAPGLASLRAALNPAPGDSLYYVARGDGGHQFSRTWDEHRQAVDLYQKARQP; this is encoded by the coding sequence ATGAGGCGCCCCCTGGTCCTGTCGCTGGTTGCCGCAGCGGTGTTCGTTGCCGTCGTGGCGGTGAAGGATTTTACCGAGTCGGCCGATCGGCCGGTGGCCAACGCGGAGCCGGTGGTGTTCGAGATCGGGCGGGGGCAGGGCCTGAAGGATGTCGCCTTCTCACTGAGGGAGGCAGGCGTGATCGACGAGCCCTGGTGGTTCGTGCTGCTGGCCTGGGAGGAAGGCCAAGCGCGCAAGCTGAAGTCTGGGGAATACGAGATTCCTCCGGGCGTCGACCGGCGCAGGCTGCTGGCGCTGTTCGCTTCCGGCAAGGTCCGTCAGCATGCCGTGACCCTGGTCGAAGGCTGGACCTTCCGTCAGATGCTGGCGGCGCTGCGGGCCCAACCGGCGCTCGAGCACCGCATCGGTTCGGAAAGCGATGCCGCCATGCTGATGCGGACGCTGGCGAGGCCCGAGTTGGATCCGGAAGGGCGGTTTTTCCCCGATACCTACTTTTTCACCAAGGGCACGCCGGACGTCGAAATTCTGAAGCGAGCCTACGACCGCATGACGGCGGTGCTGGCTGCGGAATGGGCGCGGCGGGCGCCGGCGCTTCCCTACCGGACGCTGGACGATGCTTTGATCATGGCCTCCATCGTAGAAAAAGAGACCGCCCGGCCGGAAGAAAGGAGCGAAGTGGCGGGCGTGCTGGTCAGGCGACTGCGCACCGGCATGCCGCTGCAGGTCGATCCGACCGTGATCTACGGCCTGGGCGAACGCTACGATGGCAATCTGCGGCGCGAGGACCTCAAGGCGGACACGCCCTACAACACCTATCTTCACCGCGGCCTGCCGCCGGCGCCGATCGCCGCGCCGGGGCTGGCTTCGCTGCGGGCTGCGCTGAATCCTGCGCCGGGCGACAGCCTGTATTACGTCGCACGCGGAGATGGCGGCCACCAATTCTCGCGGACTTGGGACGAACACCGGCAGGCGGTGGACCTGTACCAGAAGGCCCGGCAGCCATGA
- a CDS encoding thiosulfate oxidation carrier protein SoxY — MSYDAALRAITGGRMPEESGELVLDVPDSAENGAIVPVTLESRLERTTALHLLVVRNPRPLAASFDFLDGAVPSVSLRIKMNESSEVVALAEAGGRICWSRKPVKVAVGGCG; from the coding sequence ATGTCTTACGATGCTGCGCTGCGCGCCATCACTGGCGGCCGAATGCCGGAAGAAAGCGGTGAACTGGTGCTGGATGTGCCGGACAGTGCAGAGAACGGCGCCATCGTGCCGGTGACGCTGGAGAGCCGCCTAGAGCGCACGACTGCGCTGCATCTCCTGGTGGTGCGCAATCCCCGGCCGTTGGCGGCCTCCTTCGACTTCCTGGACGGCGCGGTGCCCTCGGTCTCGCTCCGTATCAAGATGAACGAGAGCAGCGAGGTGGTTGCGTTGGCAGAGGCCGGGGGGCGTATCTGTTGGAGCCGCAAGCCGGTCAAGGTGGCGGTCGGCGGCTGCGGCTGA
- the tmk gene encoding dTMP kinase yields MTPGKFITLEGGEGVGKTTNLDFIVSRLRDRGLEVVATREPGGTVFGEAVREIFLHHAEVRPEAELLLLFAARVHHLREVVEPALQRGAWVVCDRFTDASYAYQGAGRGIDRSVIDFLRDWIQAGLRPDLTLLLDAPVDTGLTRARQRSGPDRLEREDIAFFARVREGYLALAQAEPGRIRVIDAARPLAVVQAAIASQLDLLLSGRV; encoded by the coding sequence ATGACACCAGGCAAATTCATTACGCTGGAAGGCGGCGAGGGCGTCGGCAAGACCACCAATCTCGATTTCATCGTGAGCCGGCTGCGCGATCGAGGGCTGGAGGTGGTCGCGACCCGGGAGCCGGGGGGCACGGTCTTCGGTGAGGCGGTGCGGGAAATTTTCCTGCATCATGCTGAGGTGAGGCCGGAAGCCGAATTGCTGCTATTGTTCGCGGCCCGGGTCCACCATCTTCGGGAAGTGGTCGAGCCCGCCTTGCAGCGCGGCGCCTGGGTGGTCTGCGACCGTTTCACCGATGCCAGCTATGCCTATCAGGGCGCGGGGCGCGGTATCGACCGGTCGGTCATAGATTTCCTGCGGGACTGGATTCAGGCCGGGCTGCGGCCCGATCTGACCCTGCTGCTGGACGCGCCGGTGGACACCGGCTTGACGCGCGCGCGCCAGCGCAGCGGCCCGGACCGGCTGGAAAGGGAAGATATCGCTTTTTTCGCGCGGGTGCGGGAGGGCTATCTGGCGCTGGCGCAGGCCGAGCCCGGTCGGATACGGGTGATCGACGCCGCCCGGCCACTGGCCGTGGTGCAGGCAGCGATCGCTTCGCAATTGGATTTGCTGTTGTCCGGTCGTGTCTGA
- a CDS encoding DNA polymerase III subunit delta', giving the protein MSDPVGCYPWLEPARRRLAAYLAAGRLPQGLLISGAAGVGKGALADDFARRLLCASPSAEGACGACPACRLAAAGNHPDYLRVEPEEAGKRITVDLVRRLIDRLSLKPQYGASRVVVIRPAHAMNTAAANSLLKTLEEPDPQTLFILISERPAQLPATVLSRCQRLDVRLPEREEALHWLRGQGFGEEAEALLAMADGAPVRAVELCGGDLAQRRRKLFDDWLAVLRDETDPLAVAEQWAKEDGETVTTWLRGWIADLIRIGSAETPAALRLANADLEQGLRKAAAGLDLRTLFARLDDVDAARRNLEGQANRQLIMEDILINWSRLRPGGERR; this is encoded by the coding sequence GTGTCTGATCCGGTCGGTTGCTATCCTTGGCTGGAGCCGGCCCGCCGCCGGCTCGCGGCGTATCTGGCCGCCGGCCGGTTGCCGCAAGGCTTGTTGATTTCGGGCGCCGCGGGCGTAGGGAAAGGAGCGCTGGCCGACGATTTCGCCCGCCGTCTGCTGTGCGCCAGCCCGTCGGCCGAAGGGGCGTGCGGTGCCTGTCCCGCCTGTCGCCTGGCGGCGGCGGGCAACCATCCGGACTATCTTCGTGTCGAACCCGAGGAAGCCGGCAAACGCATCACCGTCGATCTGGTCCGCCGCCTGATCGACAGGCTTTCGCTCAAGCCGCAGTACGGTGCTTCCCGGGTCGTGGTGATCCGTCCGGCGCATGCCATGAACACGGCGGCCGCGAACAGTTTGCTCAAGACTCTGGAGGAGCCCGACCCGCAGACTCTGTTCATCCTCATCAGCGAGCGGCCCGCGCAATTGCCGGCGACGGTCCTGAGCCGCTGCCAGCGGCTGGACGTCAGGCTGCCGGAGCGGGAAGAAGCGCTGCATTGGCTGCGTGGACAGGGGTTCGGGGAGGAGGCCGAAGCTTTGCTGGCGATGGCCGACGGCGCGCCGGTCCGAGCGGTCGAACTGTGCGGGGGCGATCTGGCCCAGCGCAGAAGGAAGCTCTTCGATGACTGGCTGGCCGTGCTGAGGGACGAGACCGATCCGCTTGCCGTCGCCGAGCAGTGGGCCAAGGAGGACGGCGAGACCGTCACGACATGGTTGCGCGGCTGGATTGCGGACCTCATTCGTATCGGCAGCGCTGAGACCCCGGCAGCGTTGCGCCTGGCCAATGCCGACCTGGAGCAGGGGTTGCGGAAAGCGGCGGCCGGCCTGGATCTCCGCACCCTGTTCGCCCGGCTTGACGACGTCGATGCCGCCCGCCGCAATCTGGAAGGCCAGGCCAACCGACAGCTGATCATGGAAGATATCCTGATAAACTGGAGCCGGCTGAGACCCGGGGGAGAACGGCGTTGA
- a CDS encoding TatD family hydrolase, giving the protein MNRTSRPIPCKLCGQNPLLTAPNPMFIDSHAHLDRLDLKPFGGNFSRFMAEAGAQGVDRMLCVSINLEDYPAMRLLIEPYPNVSVSVGVHPNETDTEEPSAERLAELAGDERVVAIGETGLDYFRSEGDLAWQHERFRTHIRAAKLAGKPLIVHTRDSRADTLRILEEEGAGEAGGVFHCFTEDWDTARRALDLNFSISFSGIVTFRTAETIQDVARRVPDERYLIETDSPYLAPVPLRGKPNYPQHVRHVAGMIAELRGVSLAEVADRTTRNYYALFEND; this is encoded by the coding sequence TTGAATCGGACCAGCCGACCCATACCATGTAAGCTTTGCGGGCAGAACCCGCTACTCACTGCGCCCAATCCGATGTTCATCGACTCCCATGCCCACCTCGACCGGCTCGACCTGAAACCGTTCGGCGGCAATTTTTCGCGTTTCATGGCGGAGGCCGGCGCCCAAGGCGTCGACCGCATGCTGTGCGTATCGATCAATCTGGAAGATTATCCCGCCATGCGCCTGCTCATCGAGCCGTATCCCAACGTCTCCGTCTCCGTCGGCGTGCATCCCAACGAAACCGATACCGAGGAGCCGAGCGCCGAACGCTTGGCCGAGCTGGCGGGCGACGAGCGCGTCGTCGCCATCGGCGAAACCGGCCTGGATTATTTCCGCAGCGAGGGGGACCTCGCTTGGCAGCACGAGCGTTTCCGCACCCACATCCGCGCCGCGAAGCTCGCCGGCAAGCCGCTGATCGTACACACCCGCGATTCCCGCGCCGACACCCTGCGCATCCTCGAGGAAGAAGGGGCGGGCGAGGCGGGCGGCGTGTTTCATTGCTTCACCGAGGACTGGGACACGGCGCGCCGCGCGCTCGATCTGAATTTCTCGATATCCTTTTCCGGCATCGTCACGTTCCGCACTGCCGAAACCATTCAGGACGTCGCCCGCCGAGTGCCGGACGAGCGCTATCTGATCGAGACCGATTCGCCCTATCTGGCACCGGTGCCGCTGCGGGGCAAACCGAACTATCCGCAACATGTTCGTCATGTAGCCGGCATGATTGCCGAACTTCGGGGCGTTTCGCTGGCCGAGGTGGCGGACCGGACGACGCGGAACTATTACGCGCTGTTCGAAAACGACTAA